One genomic region from Dehalococcoidia bacterium encodes:
- a CDS encoding Gfo/Idh/MocA family oxidoreductase: MPLRVGLVGAGHIGGAHARAIRGVIRRELADAEYVAVADREIDRARRFAELAALRHVFADGHALIGHPEVDAVYVCTPTREHRELVLHAARAGKAIFSEKPLAVDLATAREMTAAVQAAGVTNQVGLVLRFSPILTVLKDLTGDARLGRPMALIFRDDQFFPIQGHYASAWRKDVALAGGGALIEHSIHDLDLLRWLLGEPEWLRAETRNYAGHAGIEDLAHVTLGYDGGCVATLVSIWHNVLSRPSLRRIEVFFENGYFTVDHDFLGPIRMHTSWAGPAELSEAQVLDRYFALAGIEGEAEQQAAQRWSLQDLAFLRAAAAHRLAFPDFAVALRAHELVDAVYHAAATRTEIRFSSA; the protein is encoded by the coding sequence ATGCCCCTGCGGGTGGGACTGGTCGGCGCCGGCCACATTGGCGGGGCGCACGCGCGGGCGATCCGCGGCGTGATCCGGCGCGAGCTGGCGGACGCCGAGTACGTGGCCGTGGCCGACCGCGAGATCGATCGCGCCCGCCGCTTCGCCGAGCTGGCCGCGCTGCGCCACGTCTTTGCCGACGGGCATGCGCTGATCGGCCATCCCGAGGTGGACGCCGTCTACGTCTGCACGCCGACGCGCGAACACCGCGAGCTGGTGCTGCACGCGGCGCGGGCGGGCAAGGCGATCTTCTCTGAGAAGCCGCTGGCGGTGGATCTCGCCACGGCGCGGGAGATGACCGCGGCCGTGCAGGCCGCAGGGGTGACCAACCAGGTCGGCCTCGTGCTGCGCTTCTCGCCGATCCTCACCGTGCTGAAGGATTTGACGGGCGACGCGCGCCTCGGCCGGCCGATGGCGCTGATCTTCCGCGACGATCAGTTCTTCCCGATCCAGGGCCACTACGCCAGCGCCTGGCGCAAGGACGTGGCGCTGGCCGGCGGCGGCGCCTTGATCGAGCACAGCATTCACGACCTCGACCTGCTGCGCTGGCTGCTGGGCGAGCCCGAGTGGCTGCGCGCCGAGACGCGCAACTACGCCGGCCACGCGGGCATCGAGGATCTGGCGCACGTCACCCTGGGCTACGACGGCGGCTGCGTGGCCACGCTGGTCTCGATCTGGCACAACGTGCTGAGCCGGCCCTCGCTGCGCCGGATCGAAGTCTTCTTCGAAAACGGCTACTTCACGGTCGATCACGACTTTCTCGGCCCGATCCGCATGCACACGAGCTGGGCCGGGCCGGCCGAGTTGAGCGAGGCGCAGGTGCTCGACCGCTACTTCGCCCTGGCCGGCATCGAGGGCGAGGCGGAGCAGCAGGCGGCGCAACGCTGGTCGCTGCAGGACCTCGCCTTCCTGCGTGCCGCGGCGGCACACCGGCTGGCCTTCCCCGATTTCGCCGTCGCCCTGCGTGCCCACGAGCTGGTCGATGCCGTTTACCACGCGGCAGCC